One window of the Salvia miltiorrhiza cultivar Shanhuang (shh) chromosome 6, IMPLAD_Smil_shh, whole genome shotgun sequence genome contains the following:
- the LOC130988780 gene encoding protein WHAT'S THIS FACTOR 9, mitochondrial-like, producing MNSKYKSLASFPLHNLQHCRTIAKVRLKWVKNRSLDHIIDVQTDIKAACLIKNAIIRSPTGYLTSKSLLDSQKLLGLTVPTLRFMRRYPTLFEEYPHPKYPSLACFKLTELGMMMHHKELGVFEQCEADIIERLCRVLMMTRNHMLPFQSLHPLKWDLGLPDDFDRKLIRKYPDHFRVVKGSSGSNWLKLVGWREEFCVSALQRMNEKSIDGAPGYRGFKRGEAALEFPMSFPRGYGAQKKVKAWMDDFQKLPYISPYEDSRGIDPNSDIMEKRVVGVLHEFLGLTVYKKTKRNYLRCLREELNLPHRFTRIFTRYPGIFYLSLKCKTTSVALREGYQRGKLVDPHPLARHRDKVHYLMRTGLIYRSKALDVIPRLDNVGEEDDDEESEDEEIEVSGEDYDSEAETSSDED from the exons ATGAACTCCAAGTATAAATCTCTGGCTTCATTCCCGCTCCACAATCTTCAGCATTGCCGCACAATCGCCAAAGTTCGGCTGAAATGGGTGAAAAACCGGTCTTTGGACCACATCATCGACGTCCAAACCGACATCAAAGCCGCTTGTCTCATCAAAAACGCGATCATCCGCTCTCCCACGGGATATTTGACCTCCAAATCGCTCCTCGATTCTCAGAAACTGCTGGGCCTCACCGTGCCCACTCTGCGCTTTATGCGGAGGTACCCCACGCTGTTCGAGGAGTACCCTCATCCCAAATACCCCTCTTTGGCGTGTTTCAAGCTCACTGAGTTGGGAATGATGATGCATCACAAGGAGTTGGGAGTCTTCGAGCAGTGCGAAGCTGATATCATCGAGAGGCTCTGCAGGGTTTTGATGATGACCCGCAATCACATG CTGCCTTTCCAATCCTTGCATCCACTAAAATGGGATTTAGGATTGCCTGATGATTTTGACAGAAAGTTGATCAGAAAATATCCAGATCATTTTAGGGTGGTGAAGGGAAGTAGTGGGAGCAACTGGTTGAAACTTGTAGGATGGCGGGAGGAGTTTTGTGTTTCTGCGTTGCAGAGGATGAATGAGAAGAGCATCGATGGTGCTCCCGGTTACAGAGGATTCAAGAGGGGGGAGGCCGCACTCGAGTTCCCGATGAGTTTTCCGAGGGGCTATGGAGCTCAGAAGAAGGTGAAAGCATGGATGGATGACTTCCAAAAGCTGCCTTACATCTCTCCTTATGAAGATTCAAGAGGAATCGACCCCAATAGTGATATCATGGAGAAGAGAGTTGTTGGGGTGCTCCATGAGTTTCTAGGCCTCACTGTATACAAGAAGACTAAGAGGAATTATTTGAGATGTTTGAGGGAGGAACTTAATCTTCCCCATAGGTTTACTCGGATCTTTACCCGATATCCCGGGATATTTTACCTCTCCCTCAAATGCAAGACTACGAGCGTAGCCTTGAGAGAGGGCTATCAACGGGGTAAGCTGGTCGATCCACATCCTCTTGCGCGCCATAGGGATAAAGTCCACTATCTCATGCGAACGGGTTTGATCTATCGAAGTAAAGCTCTCGATGTCATACCTCGTCTTGACAATGTtggagaagaagatgatgatgaagaaagcGAAGATGAAGAAATCGAAGTGAGTGGTGAAGACTATGATTCGGAGGCTGAAACCAGCTCCGATGAGGATTAG
- the LOC130988781 gene encoding lipid phosphate phosphatase delta, translating into MESMTTWWQVISLCGIALWVVISSKLKVTQNIRSCTQPWVCQRVISGTPIIIKIQKYQHRYLDAFFSGLSCVVSVPFYTAFLPLLFWTGHCKLARQMTLLIAFCDYTGNCIKDVVSAPRPRSPPVRRVTATKDEEDNAMEYGLPSSHTLNTVCLSGYLLHYILDYTESNDLSIRVAGFILACLVVGLIGFGRIYLGMHSLIDIIGGLALGLGILAIWLAVSEYIDNFVVSGQNVVSFWAALCFLLLFAYPTPEVPTPSFEYHTAFNGVALGIVVGIHQTFHQFHHENVARVFSPQLTLPAFVGRLLLGIPTILLVKFCSKALAKWILPIFSNTLGIPVRSTSYIPTLNGTDKKSDVMKQSGYLPKMFSKQTSFDVDTGIRLLQYAGLAWSVVDLVPSMFFHIGL; encoded by the exons ATGGAAAGCATGACAACATGGTGGCAAGTAATTTCGTTATGTGGGATAGCACTTTGGGTCGTGATTTCTTCAAAGTTGAAGGTGACTCAAAACATCAGATCTTGTACACAGCCATGGGTCTGTCAACGTGTGATTTCTGGAACTCCCATTATCATCAAGATTCAG AAATACCAGCACAGATATTTGGATGCATTTTTTTCTGGGTTATCTTGTGTTGTTTCTGTGCCTTTTTATACTGCCTTTCTTCCCCTGCTTTTCTGG ACTGGACATTGCAAATTGGCTAGGCAAATGACACTCTTGATAGCTTTCTGTGATTATACTGGAAACTGCATAAAG GATGTGGTTTCAGCGCCTAGACCGCGATCTCCACCTGTCAGAAGAGTAACAGCCACCAAGGATGAGGAAGATAATGCAATGGAATACGGATTACCTTCGTCACACACTCTTAATACTGTCTGCCTATCAGG GTATCTTTTACATTACATTCTCGATTACACTGAAAGTAATGATCTCTCCATTAGAGTGGCTGGGTTCATCCTGGCTTGTCTGGTTGTTGGTCTCATTGGATTTG GAAGGATATACCTCGGAATGCACAGCTTGATCGACATTATTGGTGGTCTGGCTTTGGGACTAGGAATCCTGGCAATCTGGCTCGCTGTGTCAGAATACATAGATAATTTCGTAGTTTCTGGTCAAAATG TTGTATCTTTCTGGGCCGCCCTATGCTTCTTGTTACTCTTTGCATACCCGACTCCTGAAGTTCCAACACCAAGTTTTGAGTATCACACAGCCTTCAATGGCGTTGCCCTGGGTATT GTGGTTGGAATCCACCAGACGTTCCATCAGTTTCACCATGAGAATGTTGCTCGTGTATTTTCCCCTCAGCTTACACTTCCTGCTTTTGTGGGTAGACTACTTCTAGGGATCCCGACAATCCTTCTTGTGAAGTTCTGTAGCAAGGCCCTTGCCAAATGGATTCTTCCAATTTTTTCGAATACTTTGGGAATCCCAGTAAGATCAACAAGCTATATACCTACCCTAAATGGAACTGATAAAAAATCTGATGTAATGAAGCAGTCGGGTTATCTCCCAAAAATGTTCTCCAAGCAGACGTCATTTGATGTAGATACCGGCATCAGGCTCCTTCAATATGCTGGTCTTGCCTGGTCTGTTGTTGACCTTGTACCTTCAATGTTCTTTCACATAGGATTGTGA
- the LOC130988760 gene encoding DEAD-box ATP-dependent RNA helicase 37-like, which yields MRSSWADAVENSAGGSSDNAGTSGGNERPSAAARSAYVPPHLRNRPPASEPPAPSVGGPQSFNDRPGSGGPTSGSRWGGGRSDYGRQGYGGGGGRGSGGWGGRGGWGGRDREVNPFGNDDVDADAEPAFNEQENSGINFDAYEDIPVETSGGNVPPPVNTFAEIDLGDALNLNIRRCKYVKPTPVQRHAIPISLAGRDLMACAQTGSGKTAAFCFPIISGIMTGNFPQRPRGVRTVFPLALILSPTRELSVQIHEEARKFSYQTGVRVVVAYGGAPINQQLRELERGVDILVATPGRLVDLLERAKVSLQMIRYLALDEADRMLDMGFEPQIRKIVEQMDMPPPGERQTMLFSATFPKEIQRMASDFLSNYIFLAVGRVGSSTDLIVQRVEYVHESDKRSHLMDLLHAQRANGVQGKHALTLVFVETKKGADSLEHWLCMNGFPATTIHGDRTQQEREMALRSFKSGNTPILVATDVAARGLDIPHVAHVINFDLPNDIDDYVHRIGRTGRAGKSGLATAFFNENNTSLAKSLAELMKEANQEVPDWLTRFAGRASYGNKGRRGGGRFGGRDFRRDSSFNRGHSSGDYHGGGGGGGSSGGYGGGYPSAWD from the exons ATGAGGTCTTCATGGGCAGATGCTGTTGAGAACTCAGCTGGTGGATCTTCGGATAATGCTGGTACAAGTGGTGGGAATGAACGGCCGTCAGCTGCGGCTAGGTCTGCTTATGTTCCCCCACACCTTAGGAACAGACCTCCGGCGTCTGAGCCACCTGCTCCATCAGTTGGTGGACCTCAATCTTTTAACGATCGGCCTGGTTCTGGTGGACCCACTAGCGGGTCTCGGTGGGGTGGTGGCAGGTCTGATTATGGACGACAAGGGTacggaggtggtggtggtcgtGGAAGTGGGGGTTGGGGGGGGAGAGGTGGTTGGGGTGGCAGGGATCGCGAGGTCAATCCCTTTGGTAATGATGATGTGGATGCTGATGCAGAGCCTGCTTTTAACGAGCAGGAGAATTCTGGCATTAACTTTGATGCCTATGAGGATATCCCTGTTGAGACGAGTGGGGGTAACGTGCCGCCGCCTGTGAATACCTTTGCAGAGATTGATTTGGGGGATGCACTTAATTTGAATATTCGCAGGTGTAAATACGTCAAACCAACTCCTGTTCAGCGACATGCGATACCCATTTCGCTAGCTGGACGAGATTTAATGGCTTGTGCTCAGACAGGGTCTGGCAAGACAGCCGCCTTTTGCTTCCCAATTATTAGTGGTATTATGACGGGCAACTTCCCCCAGAGACCACGTGGAGTTCGTACTGTTTTTCCGCTTGCTCTTATCCTCTCACCTACAAGAGAACTCTCGGTGCAG ATACACGAGGAAGCTAGAAAGTTTTCATATCAAACTGGTGTTAGAGTAGTTGTTGCTTATGGAGGAGCACCAATAAATCAGCAG CTACGTGAACTTGAGAGGGGAGTAGACATTCTGGTGGCAACTCCTGGAAGATTGGTTGATTTGCTCGAGAGAGCCAAAGTTTCATTACAAATGATAAGATACTTGGCTCTTGATGAGGCAGACAGAATGCTGGATATGGGTTTTGAGCCTCAGATCCGAAAGATAGTGGAGCAGATGGATATGCCACCACCTGGTGAAAGACAGACAATGCTATTTAGTGCAACCTTTCCAAAAGAGATCCAG AGAATGGCATCAGATTTTCTttcaaattacatatttttgGCAGTTGGAAGGGTTGGTTCCAGTACAGACTTAATTGTTCAGCGAGTTGAATATGTTCACGAGAGTGACAAGAGAAGCCATTTGATGGATCTTCTTCATGCACAAAGGGCAAATGGAGTTCAAGGGAAG CACGCTCTTACTTTAGTATTTGTGGAGACAAAAAAAGGAGCTGATTCTTTGGAACACTGGTTATGTATGAATGGCTTTCCTGCTACTACAATTCATGGAGATAGAACGCAACAG GAGCGAGAGATGGCATTAAGATCATTCAAGAGTGGAAATACGCCAATACTAGTCGCAACTGATGTGGCAGCTCGCGGTCTTGATATCCCGCATGTTGCTCATGTCATCAACTTTGACCTTCCCAATGACATTGATGACTACGTTCACCGCATAGGACGTACAGGTCGTGCTGGCAAATCAGGACTGGCGACGGCATTCTTCAACGAGAACAACACGTCATTGGCAAAGTCGCTAGCTGAATTGATGAAGGAAGCAAATCAGGAGGTACCCGATTGGTTGACTCGGTTTGCAGGCCGAGCTTCGTATGGTAATAAAGGTAGGCGCGGAGGTGGGCGCTTTGGAGGCCGTGATTTTAGAAGGGATTCTTCTTTCAATAGAGGCCACAGCAGCGGCGACTACCATGGCGGAGGAGGTGGCGGCGGAAGCAGTGGTGGTTACGGCGGAGGCTACCCCAGTGCCTGGGATTAG